A genomic segment from Syntrophotalea acetylenivorans encodes:
- a CDS encoding cytidylyltransferase domain-containing protein, with amino-acid sequence MPQTVLGIIPARGGSKGVPRKNIRPLVGRPLIAHTIDKAFQSNSLDRVLVSTDDAEIAAAARHCGAEVPFLRPAEFATDTASSLSVIRHAINWLAINEQYHPDAVAILPPTSPLRTVEHIDQTVGLLWSSGLDSAVTVIPVQDHPYFIFSRSARGQMEELIHLPEKPLRRQELPEFFTHSQSVIVSRTEYLKRCEDKDAIFNFRSMAGYPVDQESAMDIDTLNDFAIAEARLAQRLTAQQAVA; translated from the coding sequence ATGCCCCAAACCGTGCTTGGCATCATCCCAGCCCGCGGCGGCTCCAAAGGCGTACCACGCAAAAACATCCGGCCTCTGGTCGGTCGCCCGTTAATTGCCCACACCATCGACAAAGCGTTTCAATCCAACTCTCTCGATCGGGTGCTGGTTTCGACCGACGATGCTGAAATTGCGGCCGCTGCTCGCCACTGTGGAGCGGAGGTGCCTTTTCTGCGTCCCGCTGAATTCGCCACCGACACCGCCTCATCGCTCTCGGTAATCCGCCACGCCATTAATTGGCTGGCGATTAACGAGCAGTATCATCCCGACGCTGTGGCCATTCTTCCGCCAACCTCGCCGCTGCGCACCGTGGAGCATATTGACCAGACAGTTGGCTTGCTCTGGAGTTCCGGTCTTGATTCGGCTGTAACAGTCATCCCGGTCCAGGACCATCCCTATTTTATTTTCAGCCGCAGCGCCAGGGGGCAAATGGAAGAATTGATCCACCTCCCCGAGAAACCGCTGCGTCGCCAAGAACTCCCCGAGTTCTTCACCCACAGTCAGTCGGTTATCGTCTCGCGTACCGAATACCTAAAGCGGTGTGAAGACAAGGACGCAATCTTCAACTTTCGCTCTATGGCCGGCTATCCCGTTGACCAGGAAAGCGCTATGGACATCGACACTCTGAATGATTTTGCAATTGCCGAGGCCCGCCTGGCACAACGCCTGACTGCCCAGCAAGCGGTGGCCTGA